The Pseudomonas sp. FP2309 genome has a window encoding:
- a CDS encoding HlyD family type I secretion periplasmic adaptor subunit: MLLKSGPGRWKDVIFRYFKGSASLDGQPMPEVEKALIDDAPRIVRLTIWGVIGFFVFLVLWAHFAIIDEVTKGEGKAIPSSRIQKIQNLEGGIVAQIYVHEGQIVEAGAPLVRLDDTRFASNVGETEADRVAMELRVERLSAEVDNRPLNITEAARKAVPNQASNEESLYLSRRQQLADEIGGLQQQLLQRQQELREFSSKQDQYRNSLNLLRQEIGMSEPLVQQGAISPVEVLRLKRSEVETRGMLDGTTLAIPRAQAAINEVQRKIDETRGKFRSDALAQLNEARTNLSKAQATSKGLEDRVSRTMVTSPVRGIVKQMLVNTVGGVIQPGSDMAEVVPLDDTLLVEARIRPQDIAFLHPGQEAMIKFTAYDYTIYGGLKGKLETIGADTVMDEEKKNTFYVIKLRTDRSHLGTDEKPLLIIPGMVASVDIITGKKSILSYLLKPIIKSRAEALHER, encoded by the coding sequence GTGTTGCTTAAGTCCGGCCCAGGCCGTTGGAAAGACGTCATCTTCCGCTACTTCAAAGGCAGTGCCTCGCTCGACGGCCAGCCTATGCCCGAAGTCGAAAAGGCCCTGATCGACGACGCACCGCGCATCGTGCGCCTGACCATCTGGGGCGTGATCGGCTTCTTTGTGTTCCTGGTGCTGTGGGCACATTTCGCGATCATCGACGAAGTCACCAAGGGCGAAGGCAAGGCCATTCCATCGTCACGCATCCAGAAAATCCAGAACCTGGAAGGCGGCATCGTCGCTCAGATCTATGTGCACGAAGGGCAGATCGTCGAAGCCGGTGCGCCGCTGGTGCGCCTGGACGACACGCGATTCGCCTCCAACGTCGGCGAAACCGAAGCCGACCGCGTGGCCATGGAACTGCGCGTGGAGCGCCTCAGTGCAGAAGTCGATAACCGCCCGCTGAACATCACCGAAGCCGCGCGCAAAGCCGTGCCCAACCAGGCTTCGAACGAAGAATCGCTGTACCTGAGCCGCCGCCAGCAACTGGCAGACGAAATTGGCGGGCTGCAACAGCAACTGCTGCAACGCCAGCAGGAACTGCGTGAATTCAGCTCCAAGCAGGACCAGTACCGCAACAGCCTGAACCTGCTGCGCCAGGAAATCGGCATGTCCGAACCCCTGGTACAGCAAGGTGCGATCTCGCCGGTGGAAGTGCTGCGCCTCAAACGCTCGGAAGTTGAAACCCGCGGCATGCTCGACGGCACCACCCTGGCCATCCCCCGCGCCCAGGCCGCCATCAACGAAGTGCAGCGCAAAATCGACGAGACCCGCGGCAAGTTCCGCAGCGACGCCCTGGCCCAGTTGAACGAAGCACGCACCAACCTGAGCAAGGCCCAGGCCACCTCCAAGGGCCTGGAAGACCGCGTCAGCCGCACCATGGTCACCTCCCCCGTGCGCGGCATCGTCAAGCAGATGCTGGTCAACACCGTCGGCGGCGTAATCCAGCCCGGCAGCGACATGGCCGAAGTGGTCCCACTGGACGACACCCTGCTGGTGGAAGCGCGGATCCGCCCACAAGACATCGCCTTCCTGCACCCTGGCCAGGAGGCCATGATCAAATTCACCGCCTACGACTACACCATCTACGGTGGCCTCAAAGGCAAGCTGGAAACAATCGGTGCCGACACCGTGATGGACGAAGAGAAGAAAAACACCTTCTACGTCATCAAACTGCGCACCGACCGCAGCCACCTGGGCACCGACGAGAAGCCCCTGCTGATCATCCCGGGCATGGTCGCCTCGGTGGACATCATCACCGGCAAGAAAAGCATCCTGAGCTACCTGCTCAAACCCATCATCAAATCCCGCGCCGAGGCATTGCACGAGCGTTGA
- a CDS encoding type I secretion system permease/ATPase translates to MDSEIGLAQLNHDPRAQHDDPLLDGLLALCSLHYKPASRAMLTTGLPLAGQRLSADLLPRAAARAGLQGRLLQRKLEQIPTIALPALLLLKEGRCAVLLGWEGDTARLLLSESDGGEVQVTRELLSQDYSGRVFFAQPQHKFDVTSGTLIPRARSWFKDTLKRSRWLYADAIAASLVINLIALAAPLFVMNVYDRVVPNQATATLWVLAIGICGAYLFDLLLKSMRSLCLDLAGKKTDLIISATLFERIVGMAMKMRPARVGSYASNIHEFQGMRDFLTSLTLTSLIDLPFTLIILGVIALLGGHLVWIPIVAFPLALGIGHFLQKPLTATLERTMALSAERQSSLIETLAGLDAVKVNNAESERQYQWEQTIGTLSRLELRVKVLSGLAMNITLLIQQVAGVAMIIFGVYQIIDGTLSMGGLVACYMLSGRALGPLAQLSGLLTRYQQAKVTMVSVDQMMELPQERNFDERPLSRKTLQGAMAFREVDFTYPNQQNLALRGINLTVRPGEKIGIIGRSGSGKSSLAKLLVGLYQPDSGSLLVDGVDIRQIDVSELRHNIGYVAQDIQLLAGTLRDNLVSGARYVDDEMVLQAAELAGVHEFARLHPQGYELQVGERGQNLSGGQRQNVALARALLLNPPILLLDEPTSAMDNTGEERLKQRLQAVIENKTVILVTHRASLLSLVDRLLVIDRGQILADGPKAAVMEALKKGQISVA, encoded by the coding sequence TTGGATTCTGAAATAGGTTTGGCGCAACTCAACCACGACCCGCGCGCTCAGCATGACGACCCGTTGCTGGACGGGTTGTTGGCTCTCTGTTCCCTGCATTACAAACCCGCGAGCCGGGCGATGCTCACCACGGGCCTGCCCCTGGCTGGGCAGCGCCTGAGCGCCGATCTGCTGCCCCGTGCAGCGGCCCGCGCGGGTTTGCAGGGGCGTTTGCTGCAGCGCAAGCTGGAGCAGATCCCAACCATTGCCCTGCCGGCGTTACTGCTATTAAAGGAAGGCCGCTGTGCGGTGCTGTTGGGCTGGGAGGGTGATACCGCCCGTCTGCTGCTCAGCGAGAGCGACGGCGGCGAAGTTCAGGTCACCCGCGAACTACTGAGTCAAGATTACAGCGGCCGGGTTTTCTTCGCCCAACCGCAACATAAATTTGACGTCACCAGCGGCACGCTGATCCCGCGCGCGCGCTCGTGGTTCAAAGACACCCTCAAGCGTTCGCGCTGGCTGTACGCCGACGCCATTGCCGCCAGCCTGGTGATCAACCTGATCGCGCTGGCCGCACCGCTGTTTGTCATGAACGTGTACGACCGCGTGGTCCCGAACCAGGCCACCGCCACCCTGTGGGTGCTGGCCATCGGCATTTGCGGCGCCTACCTGTTCGACCTGTTGCTCAAGAGCATGCGCAGTCTGTGCCTGGACCTTGCGGGCAAAAAAACCGACCTGATCATTTCCGCGACGCTCTTCGAGCGCATCGTGGGCATGGCCATGAAAATGCGCCCGGCGCGCGTCGGCAGCTATGCCTCCAACATCCACGAGTTTCAGGGGATGCGCGACTTCCTCACGTCCCTGACCCTCACCAGCCTGATCGATTTGCCCTTCACCCTGATCATCCTCGGCGTGATCGCGTTGCTGGGGGGCCACCTGGTGTGGATTCCCATCGTTGCGTTCCCGCTGGCCCTGGGTATCGGCCATTTCCTGCAAAAACCGCTGACCGCGACACTTGAGCGCACCATGGCCCTGAGCGCCGAGCGGCAATCGAGCCTGATCGAAACCCTCGCCGGGCTGGATGCGGTGAAGGTCAACAACGCCGAGAGCGAACGCCAATACCAGTGGGAACAAACCATTGGCACCCTCAGCCGCCTGGAACTGCGAGTCAAAGTGCTGTCCGGCCTGGCGATGAATATCACGTTGCTGATCCAGCAAGTGGCCGGCGTAGCGATGATCATCTTTGGCGTGTACCAGATCATCGACGGCACCCTGAGCATGGGCGGCCTCGTGGCGTGCTACATGCTCAGCGGCCGCGCACTCGGCCCATTGGCCCAGTTGTCGGGCCTGCTGACCCGTTACCAGCAAGCCAAGGTGACGATGGTCTCGGTGGACCAGATGATGGAGCTGCCGCAAGAGCGCAACTTCGACGAGCGCCCGCTCAGCCGTAAAACGCTGCAAGGCGCGATGGCTTTCCGCGAGGTCGACTTCACCTACCCGAACCAGCAAAACCTGGCACTGCGCGGCATTAACCTGACTGTTCGCCCCGGCGAGAAAATCGGCATCATCGGCCGCAGCGGCTCGGGCAAAAGCTCGCTGGCCAAACTGCTGGTGGGCCTGTATCAGCCGGACTCCGGCTCGTTGCTGGTGGACGGTGTAGACATCCGCCAGATCGACGTCAGCGAATTGCGCCATAACATCGGCTACGTGGCCCAGGACATTCAACTGCTGGCCGGCACCTTGCGCGACAACCTCGTGTCGGGTGCGCGCTACGTGGATGACGAAATGGTGCTGCAAGCGGCAGAACTCGCCGGCGTGCACGAATTCGCCAGGCTGCACCCCCAAGGCTACGAACTGCAAGTGGGCGAGCGCGGGCAAAACCTTTCCGGCGGCCAACGCCAGAACGTCGCCCTCGCCCGTGCGCTGCTGCTGAACCCACCCATTCTGCTGCTGGATGAACCCACCAGCGCCATGGACAACACCGGTGAAGAGCGCCTGAAACAGCGCTTGCAGGCGGTGATCGAAAACAAGACGGTGATTCTTGTCACCCACCGTGCTTCGCTGCTGAGCCTGGTAGACCGCCTGCTGGTGATCGACCGTGGCCAGATCCTCGCAGACGGTCCAAAAGCGGCCGTGATGGAAGCGCTGAAAAAGGGGCAGATCAGTGTTGCTTAA
- a CDS encoding TolC family outer membrane protein, with product MRLHLLKAVPFALAASFVQAQTLPEAMQDAVENHPEIQAAINARIAADYQVREAQGGYLPKIDLLGGYGRESSDNTSTRAASNSHDWKTLNRGESSIRLQQNLFQGFGTVNEVGRQQATANSRGYALLNTSERTALTVAQVYLDVLTRREMVQLAEDNLKSHERIFDQIKLRTSRGVGRMADMDQAEARLAQAQNNLITEQTNLADANTNFLSVVGKEPDQLEKPLGIVTALPASLDEARRQMIADSPVLRSAESDIAAAEKQYEAAKSTFYPRFDAVLQRSANNNIGGEEGHDNGYSAMLNMQFNLYNGGSDKASLQSKASQATQALDIRNNALRQLNEELGLAWNAYNNASLQVPIAQQYVDRSTKVRTSYQQQFSLGERTLLDLLDSENELFTAQQRLAQIKNLYIYTQYRIKADMGQLLRSQGVVAPMASVVQNDVKPSVNLPGMN from the coding sequence ATGCGTTTGCACCTTCTTAAAGCTGTGCCGTTTGCTCTAGCCGCCAGTTTCGTCCAGGCTCAGACCCTGCCCGAAGCGATGCAAGACGCAGTGGAAAATCATCCGGAGATCCAGGCCGCTATCAATGCGCGCATTGCCGCTGACTATCAGGTTCGCGAAGCCCAGGGCGGCTACCTGCCAAAAATCGACTTGTTGGGCGGTTATGGCCGTGAAAGCTCCGACAACACCTCGACCCGCGCCGCCAGCAACAGCCATGACTGGAAGACCTTGAACCGCGGCGAGTCGAGCATCCGCCTTCAGCAAAATTTGTTCCAAGGCTTTGGCACCGTCAATGAAGTCGGCCGCCAACAAGCCACCGCCAATTCCCGTGGCTACGCGCTGCTCAATACCTCCGAGCGCACCGCACTGACGGTCGCCCAGGTTTATCTGGATGTCTTGACCCGTCGCGAGATGGTGCAACTGGCAGAAGACAACCTGAAAAGTCACGAACGCATTTTTGACCAGATCAAACTGCGCACTAGCCGTGGCGTCGGCCGAATGGCGGACATGGACCAGGCCGAAGCGCGACTGGCCCAGGCGCAAAACAACCTGATCACCGAGCAGACCAACCTGGCGGACGCGAACACCAACTTCCTGAGTGTTGTCGGCAAAGAACCCGATCAGCTTGAGAAGCCGCTGGGCATCGTGACCGCGCTGCCCGCCAGCCTGGATGAAGCACGTCGTCAGATGATTGCGGACAGCCCGGTACTGCGCTCTGCCGAGTCGGACATCGCTGCTGCCGAAAAGCAGTACGAAGCCGCCAAGTCGACCTTCTACCCGCGCTTTGACGCCGTGCTGCAACGCTCGGCGAACAACAACATCGGCGGCGAAGAAGGCCATGACAATGGTTATTCCGCCATGCTCAACATGCAGTTCAACCTGTACAACGGCGGCAGCGACAAAGCCAGCCTGCAGTCCAAGGCCTCCCAGGCCACCCAGGCGCTGGATATCCGCAACAACGCCCTGCGCCAGTTGAACGAAGAGCTGGGCCTGGCGTGGAACGCCTACAACAACGCCAGCCTGCAGGTGCCGATTGCACAGCAGTACGTGGACCGCAGCACCAAAGTGCGTACCTCGTACCAGCAGCAGTTCAGCCTGGGCGAACGTACCCTGCTTGACCTGCTCGACAGCGAGAACGAACTGTTCACCGCTCAGCAGCGTCTTGCACAGATCAAAAACCTGTACATCTATACGCAGTACCGCATCAAGGCCGACATGGGCCAACTGCTGAGAAGTCAGGGCGTTGTGGCGCCGATGGCATCAGTTGTGCAGAACGATGTTAAACCGTCGGTAAACCTGCCAGGGATGAACTGA